One genomic window of Phoenix dactylifera cultivar Barhee BC4 chromosome 6, palm_55x_up_171113_PBpolish2nd_filt_p, whole genome shotgun sequence includes the following:
- the LOC120110972 gene encoding uncharacterized protein LOC120110972, translated as MACLSKSPSAQGRRLFELLEEQQEPFLLEVYLLENGYSNRVLKSQAASMCWPGGAFQRLQRLSSHGLKRRCGFLRCILTKVLYGKAAKKALDWDRKAPENGRSSFFDCFTEMERKNHDVEPGGSFSCPRGSGSARELDGDGQWKCMEVEEDLEQHSPVSVLELRSCEGSPAHSRNKEENKSTSSLDSTAEALDMIKELLEAACSPSFNQFAKSNKVLHQPEQLLLDCVREVEEKICASHESLSPEMTRKIINEEILSWEMQKGDLMRISNLIFSDVSNSMREWNRFRSQMREIVIEIEAAIFEEITEGFVLNLLDFPCTYEKF; from the exons ATGGCCTGTCTTTCCAAATCACCTTCAGCCCAAGGAAGGCGGCTGTTTGAGCTGCTGGAAGAGCAGCAGGAGCCTTTTCTGCTCGAAGTTTACCTTCTAGAGAATGGGTATTCTAATAGGGTCCTGAAGTCGCAGGCTGCAAGCATGTGTTGGCCTGGTGGTGCATTCCAGAGGCTGCAGAGGCTTAGCAGTCATGGTCTCAAGAGGAGATGTGGGTTCCTTAGGTGCATCCTCACCAAGGTTTTGTATGGGAAGGCTGCCAAGAAGGCCTTGGATTGGGACCGCAAGGCGCCTGAGAATGGGAGATCGAGTTTCTTCGATTGCTTCACAGAAATGGAACGCAAGAACCATGATGTAGAACCTGGCGGCAGCTTCTCATGTCCCAGAGGCAGTGGCAGTGCCAGAGAATTGGATGGAGATGGTCAGTGGAAATGcatggaggtggaggaggacttGGAGCAGCACAGTCCTGTTTCAGTGCTAGAGCTGCGTTCTTGTGAAGGCTCCCCCGCTCACAGTCGCA ATAAAGAAGAGAACAAATCGACATCTAGTCTCGATTCGACAGCAGAAGCTTTAGACATGATCAAAGAGCTTCTCGAAGCTGCTTGTTCTCCTTCCTTCAATCAGTTTGCTAAATCAAACAAAGTGTTGCATCAGCCAGAGCAGCTGCTGCTGGATTGTGTGAGGGAGGTGGAAGAAAAGATCTGTGCTTCCCATGAGTCTTTGAGCCCTGAAATGACCCGAAAAATCATCAATGAGGAGATCCTTTCATGGGAGATGCAAAAAGGAGATTTGATGAGGATAAGCAACTTGATATTTTCAGATGTGTCCAACTCGATGAGGGAGTGGAATCGCTTTCGGTCTCAGATGAGAGAGATTGTTATTGAAATAGAAGCTGCCATTTTTGAAGAAATCACGGAAGGCTTTGTCTTGAATTTGCTGGACTTCCCTTGTACATATGAAAAGTTTTGA
- the LOC103707535 gene encoding growth-regulating factor 6 — protein MDLGGVAGMEGLVGGASSEGGSLFSSSLAFSDSEIKQAGVFGSSFLKHARPGGSEENDWRFPKMARTEAMAVPTNITRGAASLYRSNSHSLFPEGEQMLSFSSTPSSKPDAMVLSSDGTLPYYHHPSASSSAPYFRNAGVSGSNANMNGVLARLRGPFTPSQWMELEHQALIYKFIDANVPIPPSLLISIRRSLSPSGYPPISAGSFGSSALGWGPFHLGYSGNADPEPGRCRRTDGKKWRCSRDAVADQKYCERHMNRGRHRSRKHVEGHAGHAAKAMPIIAPSQSASAVSGSGSSSSLTVAQQQTKSLQPNAADPCPAPLNRMLVSKENVNDHVQDSQGLSTLNSINPKPVNTLFPFSKQHDPFDVASSQAGFGHISTEIVLDPSRSSSEKFSFIPTPKLNEQPPQPHPLRHFIDDWPKNQSARSTITWPDVEEMQSDRTQLSISIPMASSDISSSSSSPNQEKLTLSPLKLSQDFDPTHMGLGVGGVLNEVSQRQASWIPISWEASIAGPLGEVLTNTSSTPKDQSKNCSSSSLNLLTDGWDSSPTFESSPTGVLQKTTFGSVSSSTGSSPLAESHKAHDSTGSLCNDLLGSNIVDPPTTIPSL, from the exons ATGGACTTGGGTGGGGTGGCGGGCATGGAAGGACTGGTGGGGGGCGCCTCTTCCGAGGGTGGGAGTCTCTTCTCCTCTTCACTGGCTTTCTCTGACTCTGAAATCAAGCAAGCGGGGGTCTTTGGCTCTAGTTTCCTCAAGCATGCGAGGCCTGGAGGTTCTGAGGAGAATGACTGGAGGTTCCCCAAGATGGCCAGGACTGAGGCAATGGCGGTACCGACGAACATCACCAGGGGAGCTGCCTCCCTCTATAGATCCAACTCCCACTCCCTCTTCCCTGAGGGGGAGCAAATGCTCAGCTTCTCATCAACGCCTTCCTCCAAGCCGGATGCCATGGTGCTTAGCAGTGATGGGACCTTACCTTACTACCATCACCCATCAGCATCTTCGTCGGCACCTTATTTCAGGAATGCAG GTGTTTCAGGCTCAAATGCAAACATGAATGGGGTTTTGGCAAGGTTGAGGGGGCCCTTTACTCCATCCCAGTGGATGGAGCTGGAGCACCAGGCATTGATCTACAAGTTCATTGATGCAAATGTGCCCATACCACCCAGCTTGCTTATCTCAATCAGAAGAAGCCTCAGCCCATCTGGGTATCCTCCCATCTCAGCTGGATCATTTGGTTCCAGTGCAC TGGGATGGGGACCATTTCATCTGGGATATTCTGGGAATGCTGATCCAGAGCCTGGTAGATGCCGTCGAACTGACGGGAAAAAATGGCGGTGCTCGAGGGATGCAGTTGCTGACCAGAAGTACTGCGAACGACACATGAACCGGGGCCGCCATCGTTCAAGAAAGCATGTGGAAGGCCACGCTGGCCATGCCGCTAAAGCGATGCCCATCATCGCTCCTTCACAATCTGCTTCAGCTGTTTCTGGCAGTGGATCATCTAGCAGCCTCACCGTAGCACAGCAGCAGACGAAAAGCTTGCAGCCAAATGCAGCCGATCCTTGCCCTGCACCGCTCAACAG GATGCTAGTGAGCAAAGAGAATGTAAATGATCATGTGCAGGACTCACAGGGCCTCTCCACACTAAATTCTATTAACCCAAAACCTGTGAACACCTTATTTCCCTTCTCTAAGCAGCATGATCCTTTTGATGTAGCCTCATCCCAAGCAGGCTTTGGACACATTTCCACTGAAATCGTTCTCGATCCTTCAAGAAGCTCCTCAGAGAAGTTCAGCTTCATACCTACTCCAAAACTGAATGAGCAACCACCCCAACCCCATCCTCTTCGACATTTCATTGATGACTGGCCTAAAAACCAGTCTGCCCGCTCAACCATCACCTGGCCTGATGTCGAGGAAATGCAATCTGACCGAACCCAACTCTCCATTTCAATCCCCATGGCTTCGTCAGACATctcatcatcatcctcttctccTAACCAGGAAAAGCTTACACTTTCACCCCTTAAGTTATCCCAGGATTTTGATCCCACTCATATGGGTCTAGGAGTAGGAGGTGTTCTGAATGAGGTGAGCCAACGACAGGCAAGCTGGATACCTATCTCCTGGGAGGCCTCCATTGCTGGACCATTAGGAGAGGTCTTGACCAACACCTCCAGCACTCCAAAGGACCAAAGCAAGAACTGCTCCTCATCATCTCTAAACCTCTTGACAGATGGCTGGGATTCAAGTCCTACATTCGAGTCATCCCCCACAGGTGTCCTGCAGAAGACCACCTTTGGCTCGGTGTCGAGCAGCACTGGGAGTAGCCCCCTGGCAGAGAGCCACAAGGCCCATGATAGCACCGGCAGCTTGTGCAATGATCTCCTCGGCTCAAACATTGTGGATCCCCCAACAACCATCCCCTCACTGTAG